The genome window ATTGCCGATACGTTAATGATGTGCTTCATCCCGGTATTGTCTTTTTTCATCAAATTCGCCAATCGATTGCACAATACAAATGGCGCCACTGAATTGACCAATTGCACTTCCAGCATCTCTGTGGTATTGACTTCTCCCAATTTCAATCGCCAACTGTTGGTTTTTCTCAAATCCACTTGTTGTAGATCTGCATCCAGTTTTCCTTCGGGAAATACCTCCTCTGGACTGAGGGAATTATCAATACTGTAGGGTATTTGCGAAAGTTTGGCCGAGGCACTCAAGCCAATGCCCAGTTGCTTGCCATGCCAGCTTACGGGCAGATTTTTTTGTTCTCCTTTGGCAAATCCGCTGCTCAAGCTTCTCAATTCCTGAATACACGCTTCGTGATCGCTCAGTAGTTGTTGGGCGAATTTCGGCAATGCATCAAATGAGCGCTCTTCATTGGGCATTAAATGCTGATAAAATCCGGCAGGTCGCCTCACGGTTTGTGCGGCATTATTGATCAATACATCCAATCGTTCGTATTCCTGCTCAATGAAATTGCAAAAAATCTCAACGCTGGGAATATGCCTTAGATCCAAACCGTGAATTTTCAGTCGATTGGCCCAATCTGGATAATCAGCTTCTTTGGAAAAACGCAAAGCGGAATCGACCGGAAAACGGGTGGTGGCAATAACGGTAGCACCTGCTCGCAACAACATTAAAGTAATGTGATAGCCTATTTTTAACCTTGATCCGGTTACCAATGCCACTTGTCCCCGCAAATCGGCACTTTGAAATCGTTTGGCGTAATTGAAATCGCCACATTCCTTGCACATGGTATCGTAAAAGTGGTGCAGCTTATTGAATGTGGCTTTGCACACGTAGCAATTTCTGGGAGAGTTCAACTCCACTTCTTCCTTTGCTTCCGAGCCATTCAGCGCAATCATTTCCGGTGCTTCGAAAATTGTGGCTTCACGGGCAGATCTTATCCCGGTTTTGTTGCGGGAGTGTTTGTCCTTTTCCTTGAGTTTCCTTTTGGCAGCCTTCTTAGCATCTTTCACCCGCCTGGAAAATTCTTCCCGGCTCGGCCTTGAAATCAATCCGGCTGCTTTTAAAAGTGCAATGCGTTTTTCCTTGGGAATTTCAAATATTTGATTGGTATCTGCATTGAGTTGCTCTAAAATGGAAATACACTGATCTATCTGATCTTGGGTCAAGCTATTGGGCTTCTTCTCAT of Chitinophagales bacterium contains these proteins:
- a CDS encoding SDR family oxidoreductase, with product MPQEQNNDEKKPNSLTQDQIDQCISILEQLNADTNQIFEIPKEKRIALLKAAGLISRPSREEFSRRVKDAKKAAKRKLKEKDKHSRNKTGIRSAREATIFEAPEMIALNGSEAKEEVELNSPRNCYVCKATFNKLHHFYDTMCKECGDFNYAKRFQSADLRGQVALVTGSRLKIGYHITLMLLRAGATVIATTRFPVDSALRFSKEADYPDWANRLKIHGLDLRHIPSVEIFCNFIEQEYERLDVLINNAAQTVRRPAGFYQHLMPNEERSFDALPKFAQQLLSDHEACIQELRSLSSGFAKGEQKNLPVSWHGKQLGIGLSASAKLSQIPYSIDNSLSPEEVFPEGKLDADLQQVDLRKTNSWRLKLGEVNTTEMLEVQLVNSVAPFVLCNRLANLMKKDNTGMKHIINVSAMEGKFHRWHKEARHPHTNMAKAALNMMTHTSASDLAKYGIYMNAVDTGWVTDEDPAELAKKKQEVHDFQPPLDIVDGAARVLDPLFDGINTGKHWCGKFLKDYRPIDW